The following coding sequences lie in one Silene latifolia isolate original U9 population chromosome 5, ASM4854445v1, whole genome shotgun sequence genomic window:
- the LOC141655610 gene encoding uncharacterized protein LOC141655610: MADSGGSGEGRTRGAVEVGGCWKRPVGEVMKVNIDAAVIAGVGVGLGAVCRDERGEVVWCAVEQGMVEMDPAEAEAAAILYGLKEARRRNNSRVILEGDCSTVIHDLQKQRKGRSSIYLIYNDIYALCNFFDSISFNWVRRDFNKVAHELAHLRPWTLGSRSWLDSFPLEIVDVVGIDSINITT; encoded by the coding sequence ATGGCGGATAGTGGAGGCTCGGGGGAGGGGAGGACTCGTGGTGCGGTGGAGGTCGGGGGATGTTGGAAGAGGCCGGTGGGTGAGGTGATGAAGGTGAATATTGATGCCGCTGTGATAGCTGGTGTGGGTGTCGGGTTGGGCGCTGTGTGTCGGGATGAGAGGGGAGAGGTTGTATGGTGTGCGGTGGAGCAGGGAATGGTTGAGATGGATCCGGCGGAAGCTGAAGCAGCTGCTATTCTGTATGGTCTTAAGGAGGCAAGACGAAGGAATAATTCAAGAGTTATTTTGGAGGGCGATTGTTCGACAGTTATCCACGATCTTCAGAAGCAACGGAAGGGACGTAgtagtatttatttaatttataatgaCATTTATGCTTTGTGTAATTTTTTTGATAGTATTTCGTTTAATTGGGTCCGTAGGGATTTTAATAAGGTCGCTCATGAGCTGGCTCATTTGAGGCCATGGACATTAGGTTCTCGTAGTTGGTTGGATTCCTTTCCGTTGGAGATTGTTGATGTAGTTGGTATTGATTCTATTAATATCACTACTTAA